One Channa argus isolate prfri chromosome 15, Channa argus male v1.0, whole genome shotgun sequence DNA segment encodes these proteins:
- the pam16 gene encoding mitochondrial import inner membrane translocase subunit tim16, translated as MAKYLAQIIVMGAQVVGRAFARALRQEYAASQAAARARSRTDQQSAAASSISGMSLQEAQQILNISTLSPEEIQKNYEHLFKVNDKSVGGSFYLQSKVVRAKERLDEELGIQSQQQKQQAQQNMET; from the exons ATG GCTAAATATCTTGCGCAGATCATTGTTATGGGAGCACAGGTGGTGGGTCGTGCGTTTGCACGTGCTTTGCGGCAAGAATATGCAG CGAGTCAAGCAGCAGCGCGTGCCAGGAGCCGTACAGATCAGCAATCAGCTGCAGCCTCTAGCATCAGTGGGATGAGCTTGCAAGAAGCTCAGCAAATCCTCAATATCTCCACACTGTCCCCTGAGGAGATTCAGAAG aaCTACGAGCACCTTTTTAAAGTCAATGACAAGTCAGTGGGTGGTTCATTTTACCTACAGTCAAAA gTGGTGCGGGCAAAAGAGCGTCTAGATGAGGAACTCGGTATTcaatcacaacaacaaaaacagcaggcACAGCAGAATATGGAAACATGA
- the glis2b gene encoding zinc finger protein GLIS2b isoform X2, producing MLSLDEPLDLKLPRRTNGRDRGVRSPPLSPLHPKRARQLRMADDGTAVIEPASPASPRTGVQVVPHDRTDTPTPPAVDLSMSPSSRQTPSSPEMTNCNYVPSGALQFFVPIGAGTGLHLPSSMFIGQTSDKRASPELSADEQLACHWKKCHLLFDSLQDLVDHVNDFHVKPEKDSGYCCHWEGCARKGRGFNARYKMLIHIRTHTNEKPHRCPTCNKSFSRLENLKIHNRSHTGEKPYICPYEGCNKRYSNSSDRFKHTRTHYVDKPYYCKMVGCLKRYTDPSSLRKHIKAHGHFVAQEQGSTGGVGSMLKGTQSGRLASGGGKDSELPYVSGTHIIIPGAAAALMGGHALQGLSGTLPLSPLSPRPLDLSSLGCPNSPPGSLGGTPILSFNGSRLGLAKSPLLSPAFPSSALGLPMVPMLGGTSERKALSQQGKRGREEEAENEVIGGVLNLSTGGSHDPLSWVVIPPGTVVLKPAVVN from the exons ATGCTGTCCCTAGATGAGCCCCTGGACCTTAAACTCCCTCGACGGACCAATGGGCGAGACAGAGGGGTGCGCTCACCTCCCCTCTCCCCACTGCATCCCAAGCGAGCTCGCCAGCTCCGCATGGCAGATGATGGCACTGCAGTCATAGAGCCAGCCTCGCCAGCTTCTCCGCGCACAG GTGTGCAGGTGGTCCCTCATGATCGAACAGACACCCCTACGCCCCCTGCAGTGGATCTGAGCATGTCTCCATCCTCCCGTCAAACCCCTAGCTCTCCAGAAATGACCAACTGCAACTATGTCCCCTCAGGG GCCCTTCAGTTTTTTGTGCCAATTGGAGCTGGGACTGGACTTCATCTGCCATCCTCCATGTTCATTGGCCAGACAAGTGATAAGAGAGCCTCTCCTGAGCTGTCAGCAGATGAACAACTGGCCTGTCACTGGAagaaa TGCCATCTGCTCTTTGACTCCTTGCAAGACCTGGTGGACCATGTCAATGACTTCCATGTCAAGCCTGAGAAGGATTCTGGCTACTGTTGCCACTGGGAGGGCTGTGCTCGCAAAGGGAGGGGCTTCAATGCTAG GTATAAGATGCTCATCCACATCCGCACTCACACTAACGAGAAGCCCCACCGGTGTCCCACCTGCAACAAGAGCTTCTCGCGTCTGGAGAACCTCAAGATACACAACCGCTCACATACAG GTGAGAAACCCTACATTTGTCCTTATGAGGGTTGCAACAAGCGTTACTCAAACTCCAGCGATCGTTTcaaacacacgcgcacacactaCGTGGACAAGCCCTACTACTGCAAAATGGTGGGCTGCCTGAAGCGCTACACAGACCCAAGCTCTCTCCGCAAGCACATCAAAGCCCACGGCCACTTTGTGGCTCAGGAGCAGGGCTCCACCGGTGGGGTAGGCTCAATGCTAAAGGGGACTCAGAGTGGAAGGCTTGCTAGTGGTGGGGGGAAGGATTCTGAGCTGCCCTATGTGAGTGGAACCCACATTATCATTCCAGGGGCAGCGGCTGCTCTCATGGGAGGCCATGCTCTGCAGGGCCTAAGTGGCACCCTACCTCTGTCACCCCTCAGTCCTCGGCCCCTGGACCTCAGCTCACTGGGCTGCCCCAACTCACCTCCAGGCAGCCTGGGAGGAACACCCATCCTGTCCTTTAACGGCTCCCGACTGGGCTTGGCTAAGTCCCCTCTGCTCTCCCCGGCATTCCCCTCATCAGCCCTAGGTTTGCCAATGGTGCCCATGCTGGGGGGCACATCTGAGCGCAAGGCTCTGAGCCAGCAGGGAAAGAGGGGCcgagaagaggaagcagagaacGAGGTGATTGGGGGGGTCCTAAACCTCTCCACAGGAGGATCTCATGATCCCCTGTCCTGGGTGGTCATTCCCCCAGGCACCGTGGTGCTCAAGCCAGCTGTGGtcaactga
- the glis2b gene encoding zinc finger protein GLIS2b isoform X1: MLSLDEPLDLKLPRRTNGRDRGVRSPPLSPLHPKRARQLRMADDGTAVIEPASPASPRTGVQVVPHDRTDTPTPPAVDLSMSPSSRQTPSSPEMTNCNYVPSGNCHISQALQFFVPIGAGTGLHLPSSMFIGQTSDKRASPELSADEQLACHWKKCHLLFDSLQDLVDHVNDFHVKPEKDSGYCCHWEGCARKGRGFNARYKMLIHIRTHTNEKPHRCPTCNKSFSRLENLKIHNRSHTGEKPYICPYEGCNKRYSNSSDRFKHTRTHYVDKPYYCKMVGCLKRYTDPSSLRKHIKAHGHFVAQEQGSTGGVGSMLKGTQSGRLASGGGKDSELPYVSGTHIIIPGAAAALMGGHALQGLSGTLPLSPLSPRPLDLSSLGCPNSPPGSLGGTPILSFNGSRLGLAKSPLLSPAFPSSALGLPMVPMLGGTSERKALSQQGKRGREEEAENEVIGGVLNLSTGGSHDPLSWVVIPPGTVVLKPAVVN; encoded by the exons ATGCTGTCCCTAGATGAGCCCCTGGACCTTAAACTCCCTCGACGGACCAATGGGCGAGACAGAGGGGTGCGCTCACCTCCCCTCTCCCCACTGCATCCCAAGCGAGCTCGCCAGCTCCGCATGGCAGATGATGGCACTGCAGTCATAGAGCCAGCCTCGCCAGCTTCTCCGCGCACAG GTGTGCAGGTGGTCCCTCATGATCGAACAGACACCCCTACGCCCCCTGCAGTGGATCTGAGCATGTCTCCATCCTCCCGTCAAACCCCTAGCTCTCCAGAAATGACCAACTGCAACTATGTCCCCTCAGGG AATTGTCACATCTCACAGGCCCTTCAGTTTTTTGTGCCAATTGGAGCTGGGACTGGACTTCATCTGCCATCCTCCATGTTCATTGGCCAGACAAGTGATAAGAGAGCCTCTCCTGAGCTGTCAGCAGATGAACAACTGGCCTGTCACTGGAagaaa TGCCATCTGCTCTTTGACTCCTTGCAAGACCTGGTGGACCATGTCAATGACTTCCATGTCAAGCCTGAGAAGGATTCTGGCTACTGTTGCCACTGGGAGGGCTGTGCTCGCAAAGGGAGGGGCTTCAATGCTAG GTATAAGATGCTCATCCACATCCGCACTCACACTAACGAGAAGCCCCACCGGTGTCCCACCTGCAACAAGAGCTTCTCGCGTCTGGAGAACCTCAAGATACACAACCGCTCACATACAG GTGAGAAACCCTACATTTGTCCTTATGAGGGTTGCAACAAGCGTTACTCAAACTCCAGCGATCGTTTcaaacacacgcgcacacactaCGTGGACAAGCCCTACTACTGCAAAATGGTGGGCTGCCTGAAGCGCTACACAGACCCAAGCTCTCTCCGCAAGCACATCAAAGCCCACGGCCACTTTGTGGCTCAGGAGCAGGGCTCCACCGGTGGGGTAGGCTCAATGCTAAAGGGGACTCAGAGTGGAAGGCTTGCTAGTGGTGGGGGGAAGGATTCTGAGCTGCCCTATGTGAGTGGAACCCACATTATCATTCCAGGGGCAGCGGCTGCTCTCATGGGAGGCCATGCTCTGCAGGGCCTAAGTGGCACCCTACCTCTGTCACCCCTCAGTCCTCGGCCCCTGGACCTCAGCTCACTGGGCTGCCCCAACTCACCTCCAGGCAGCCTGGGAGGAACACCCATCCTGTCCTTTAACGGCTCCCGACTGGGCTTGGCTAAGTCCCCTCTGCTCTCCCCGGCATTCCCCTCATCAGCCCTAGGTTTGCCAATGGTGCCCATGCTGGGGGGCACATCTGAGCGCAAGGCTCTGAGCCAGCAGGGAAAGAGGGGCcgagaagaggaagcagagaacGAGGTGATTGGGGGGGTCCTAAACCTCTCCACAGGAGGATCTCATGATCCCCTGTCCTGGGTGGTCATTCCCCCAGGCACCGTGGTGCTCAAGCCAGCTGTGGtcaactga